In the Nerophis ophidion isolate RoL-2023_Sa linkage group LG01, RoL_Noph_v1.0, whole genome shotgun sequence genome, one interval contains:
- the LOC133556593 gene encoding zinc finger and SCAN domain-containing protein 25-like, with product MVEGKDPQTFLDVFEVTAAANGWPEEEWCAKLLPLLVGEVQQAGLSLPVATRPQYANLRYAILDRVGSNPEDHRGRFRAMKLEPNGRPFVFAYQLRDAATRWLQPNGQDQKMLEAIILEQFLDAIPTRTSAWVRYHSPPDVKAAERIAEEHLAVHREATPRMAAGLTSVPRRRLAPRWGGGKDQVPRA from the coding sequence ATGGTGGAAGGAAAAGATCCCCAGACATTCCTGGATGTCTTCGAGGTGACAGCGGCAGCAAATGGATGGCCGGAGGAAGAATGGTGCGCgaagctgctgccgctcctggtgggggaggtACAGCAGGCGGGGTTGAGTCTCCCGGTAGCCACCCGCCCACAGTATGCCAACCTCCGGTACGCCATCCTGGACCGAGTCGGCAGCAACCCCGAAGACCACCGCGGAAGATTTAGGGCGATGAAGCTGGAGCCAAACGGCCGGCCTTTCGTGTTTGCGTACCAGCTGAGGGACGCAGCGACCCGGTGGCTCCAGCCCAACGGGCAGGACCAAAAAATGCTGGAGGCCATCATACTGGAGCAGTTCCTGGACGCCATCCCGACTAGGACGTCAGCGTGGGTGAGGTACCACAGCCCTCCGGACGTCAAGGCCGCAGAGAGGATAGCGGAGGAACACCTGGCGGTTCACCGGGAGGCAACACCAAGGATGGCCGCGGGACTTACCTCAGTGCCCCGCCGTCGACTCGCCCCGCGATGGGGGGGTGGAAAGGACCAAGTCCCCCGGGCATGA